A stretch of the Streptomyces ortus genome encodes the following:
- a CDS encoding LacI family DNA-binding transcriptional regulator, which produces MRGRQRPTIKTVAARAGVGRTTVSRVINGSELVSEKARAAVLAAIAELNYVPNSVARGLVTSRTNSVALVIPESESRLGSEPYFSAVIRGVSTALARTRTQLQLVLVRDQAERDQLTESVAERRVDGVLLVSVHEHDPLPGLLEDMGLPTVLAGRRSPAESLAHVHSDNAGGAATAVGHLLARGRRTIATISGPLDMDVARSRLQGWREALEKSGHDASERLVASGDFTEEGGEAAMRSLLEQVPSLDGVFVASDVMAAGALVELRRQRRRVPEDVAVVGFDDSIIARHTNPPLTSVRQPIEEIGETIARLLLEEIGNPEEPRRHVVLPTELVVRESS; this is translated from the coding sequence ATGCGGGGCAGACAGCGTCCGACCATCAAGACCGTGGCCGCGCGCGCCGGTGTCGGACGCACCACGGTTTCACGAGTCATCAACGGCTCGGAGCTCGTCAGCGAGAAGGCCAGGGCCGCCGTGCTCGCCGCCATCGCCGAGCTGAACTACGTCCCGAACTCCGTCGCGAGGGGTCTGGTGACCAGCCGGACGAACTCCGTGGCCCTGGTGATTCCCGAGTCCGAGAGCAGGCTGGGCTCCGAGCCGTACTTCTCGGCGGTCATCCGCGGGGTCAGCACCGCTCTCGCCAGGACCCGCACCCAGCTCCAGCTCGTCCTCGTACGCGACCAGGCGGAACGGGACCAGCTCACGGAGTCGGTGGCGGAACGCCGGGTCGACGGGGTGCTCCTGGTCTCGGTGCACGAGCACGACCCGCTGCCGGGCCTGCTGGAGGACATGGGGCTGCCCACGGTGCTCGCCGGGCGCCGCTCCCCCGCCGAGTCGCTCGCGCATGTGCACTCCGACAACGCCGGCGGGGCCGCGACGGCCGTCGGCCACCTGCTCGCGCGGGGGCGGCGGACCATCGCCACGATCAGCGGCCCCCTCGACATGGATGTGGCGCGCAGCAGGCTCCAGGGATGGCGTGAGGCCCTGGAGAAGTCGGGGCACGATGCCTCGGAGCGGCTGGTGGCCTCAGGTGACTTCACCGAGGAGGGCGGCGAGGCCGCCATGCGTTCACTGCTTGAACAAGTCCCCTCGCTCGACGGCGTGTTCGTCGCCTCGGACGTCATGGCGGCGGGCGCGCTCGTGGAGTTGCGCAGGCAACGGCGCAGGGTGCCCGAGGACGTGGCGGTGGTCGGGTTCGACGACTCCATCATCGCCCGGCACACCAACCCGCCCCTCACCAGCGTGCGTCAGCCCATCGAGGAGATCGGGGAGACGATCGCCCGCCTCCTCCTGGAGGAGATCGGCAACCCCGAGGAGCCGCGTCGGCACGTGGTGCTTCCCACGGAACTCGTCGTGCGCGAATCGTCGTGA
- a CDS encoding TIGR01777 family oxidoreductase, which translates to MKVVLPGGTGQVGAMLDRALSAAGHEVTVVTRNPSRAHDVGWDGTTLGPWAEAVDGSDVVVNLAGRSVSCRYTEENLRAMMDSRVDSARVVGEAIAAAARPPRVWLQMSTATVYAHSVGAAHDEATGVIGGSETRVPEYWAYSVEIAKNWERAQTEAPTPATRKVALRSAMVMSPDRGGVFHVLSRLARLGLGGPVAGGAQYVSWIHDEDFVRAVEFLIDRDDIEGPVNLASPEPLPHRDFMRALRTAWGVPVGLPATRLMAELGAFALRSDTELLLKSRRVVPGRLSAAGFAFAHPEWGRAAVALAERAGRRRSGRDTGLFSKR; encoded by the coding sequence ATGAAGGTAGTGCTGCCCGGGGGAACCGGACAGGTGGGCGCGATGCTCGACCGTGCGCTGTCAGCGGCCGGTCACGAGGTCACGGTGGTGACCCGGAACCCGTCGAGGGCGCACGACGTCGGCTGGGACGGGACCACGCTCGGACCCTGGGCCGAGGCGGTCGACGGCAGTGACGTCGTCGTCAACCTGGCCGGGCGCAGCGTCTCCTGCCGGTACACCGAGGAGAACCTGCGCGCCATGATGGACTCCCGGGTGGACTCGGCGCGCGTGGTCGGCGAGGCGATCGCCGCCGCCGCGCGGCCACCGCGCGTCTGGCTGCAGATGAGTACGGCGACGGTCTACGCCCACAGTGTCGGCGCGGCACACGACGAGGCGACCGGGGTGATCGGCGGCTCGGAGACCCGGGTGCCGGAGTACTGGGCGTACAGCGTCGAGATCGCGAAGAACTGGGAGCGGGCGCAGACCGAAGCACCGACCCCCGCGACCCGCAAGGTGGCCCTGCGCTCGGCGATGGTCATGAGCCCGGACCGGGGCGGCGTGTTCCACGTACTGTCGCGGCTCGCCCGCCTCGGCCTCGGCGGGCCCGTGGCGGGCGGCGCGCAGTACGTCTCCTGGATCCACGACGAGGACTTCGTGCGCGCGGTGGAGTTCCTGATCGACCGGGACGACATCGAGGGGCCGGTGAACCTCGCCTCGCCCGAGCCCCTTCCGCACCGCGACTTCATGCGGGCGCTGCGCACCGCGTGGGGTGTCCCGGTGGGGCTGCCGGCGACGCGCCTGATGGCCGAGCTGGGGGCGTTCGCGTTGCGCTCGGACACGGAACTGCTGCTCAAGAGCCGCCGGGTGGTGCCGGGCCGGCTGAGCGCGGCAGGCTTCGCCTTCGCACATCCCGAGTGGGGGCGGGCCGCCGTGGCTCTCGCCGAGCGGGCCGGACGCAGGCGTTCGGGCCGGGACACCGGACTGTTCTCGAAGCGGTAG
- a CDS encoding MIP/aquaporin family protein, with product MAERRTRSGLVGELSAEFAGTMILILFGCGVVAQVSAGGALTDPAGGLGDHDSIAWAWGLGVTLGVYVAARLSGAHLNPAVTVALAAFKGFPWRKVAPYALAQTAGAFVAALLVRWNYSEALAKADPGHTLKTQGVFSTLPGNGNPALPVHEWGAFRDQVIGTAILLLLIMAITDLLNTPPGANLAPFVIGLVVVAIGMAWGTNAGYAINPARDFGPRLASFFTGYGGAWRDQYGNLYFWVPIIAPLVGGLLGAGLYKVFISRFLPSAEPEPPGRVPASKD from the coding sequence ATGGCTGAGCGACGTACACGGTCCGGTCTGGTCGGCGAGTTGTCGGCCGAGTTCGCGGGCACAATGATCCTCATCCTCTTCGGATGCGGTGTGGTGGCGCAGGTGTCGGCGGGAGGCGCGCTCACCGATCCGGCGGGCGGCCTGGGTGACCACGACAGCATCGCCTGGGCGTGGGGCCTCGGCGTCACCCTCGGTGTCTACGTGGCGGCGAGGCTGAGCGGTGCACACCTCAATCCCGCGGTGACCGTCGCACTCGCCGCGTTCAAGGGCTTCCCGTGGCGCAAGGTGGCGCCCTACGCGCTGGCCCAGACCGCCGGCGCCTTCGTGGCCGCGCTCCTCGTCCGCTGGAACTACAGCGAGGCGCTGGCGAAGGCCGACCCCGGACACACCCTCAAGACACAGGGCGTCTTCTCGACCCTGCCCGGCAACGGCAACCCCGCCCTTCCGGTGCACGAGTGGGGCGCCTTCCGCGACCAGGTCATCGGCACGGCCATCCTGCTGCTGCTGATCATGGCCATCACGGACCTGCTGAACACACCGCCGGGCGCCAACCTGGCCCCGTTCGTCATCGGTCTGGTCGTGGTGGCGATCGGCATGGCCTGGGGAACGAACGCGGGGTACGCCATCAATCCCGCCCGTGACTTCGGACCGCGGCTGGCCAGCTTCTTCACCGGCTACGGCGGAGCGTGGCGAGATCAGTACGGGAACCTGTACTTCTGGGTGCCGATCATCGCCCCACTGGTCGGCGGCCTGCTCGGCGCGGGCCTGTACAAGGTCTTCATCAGCCGCTTCCTGCCGTCCGCCGAGCCCGAGCCGCCGGGACGCGTCCCGGCATCCAAGGACTGA